A section of the Paenibacillus odorifer genome encodes:
- a CDS encoding MFS transporter, giving the protein MKNKRIIYVLALAVFLIGTIEYIITGVIEMIAVDLGVSTSEVGLLVTVFALSAAIVAPVLIALTINADRKKLLMTTLGVFIASNGLMFVDLAYETVLWLRIIQGASGGIATVVAMAIATRLVEKEKRGNAIGIILMGLSSSLVLGVPVGTFFSEMFGWRVLFVLIGLLSILPLLIIYKKVPAIKEEEKVTLRMQLSILKNPTILMALVITLFYVSGYSTLFTYITPFLQATSSLSMTEISGVLFLAGICSFVGSRLGGQLADAKGSEFTICLGLLLQGATLLLFALAGVNLLVLILVLMIFMLATWSISPAQQLYLVTLAPRNPDIALSVNTSFIQFGFALGSGLGGLVISRTSVLYLNWLGFAAVCIALLLAILLFKKMSSRTKTTMAIK; this is encoded by the coding sequence TTGAAAAATAAACGGATCATTTATGTTCTGGCACTGGCTGTTTTTCTGATTGGAACCATTGAATATATTATTACGGGAGTTATTGAGATGATCGCTGTGGACTTGGGAGTATCTACTTCAGAAGTTGGATTATTGGTGACTGTGTTTGCCCTCTCCGCAGCCATTGTCGCTCCGGTTTTGATTGCATTAACGATCAATGCAGATCGCAAAAAACTACTAATGACCACCTTAGGTGTGTTTATTGCCAGCAACGGACTTATGTTTGTAGATCTTGCTTATGAAACAGTACTATGGTTACGTATTATCCAAGGGGCTAGCGGAGGAATTGCTACCGTTGTGGCCATGGCAATAGCGACACGTCTTGTTGAAAAAGAAAAAAGGGGCAATGCCATCGGCATCATTTTGATGGGGCTTAGCAGTTCGCTAGTGCTTGGTGTTCCTGTGGGCACATTTTTTAGTGAGATGTTTGGATGGAGAGTGCTATTTGTTTTAATAGGATTATTAAGTATTCTTCCATTACTTATCATCTATAAAAAGGTTCCGGCAATCAAAGAAGAGGAAAAGGTTACTCTCAGAATGCAGCTCTCTATTTTAAAAAATCCAACTATTCTGATGGCCTTGGTTATTACGTTATTTTATGTCAGCGGCTATTCTACACTGTTTACTTATATTACGCCTTTCTTGCAAGCAACCTCCTCTCTTTCCATGACCGAAATCAGCGGTGTTCTGTTCTTGGCGGGCATTTGCAGCTTTGTCGGATCCAGATTAGGCGGACAATTGGCAGATGCAAAAGGATCGGAATTTACCATTTGTCTCGGGCTCCTGTTACAAGGGGCGACTTTGCTTTTATTCGCTCTAGCCGGAGTGAATCTCTTGGTATTAATCTTGGTATTAATGATTTTTATGTTAGCAACGTGGAGTATTTCCCCGGCCCAGCAACTATATCTGGTTACTCTGGCGCCTAGAAATCCGGACATTGCTCTTAGTGTAAATACTTCGTTCATCCAATTTGGCTTTGCACTGGGATCTGGATTAGGCGGGTTAGTTATCAGTCGTACATCTGTCCTATATTTGAATTGGCTGGGTTTTGCCGCTGTATGCATAGCTTTACTTCTTGCCATCTTACTATTTAAAAAAATGAGCAGTAGGACTAAAACTACTATGGCTATTAAATAA
- a CDS encoding helix-turn-helix transcriptional regulator has translation MLDLRKIGAYISKLRKDQDLTQLELADQLNVSHQAVSKWERGDSLPDIGTLPQFARLFGKTVDDILNAGDNAENREHPHLGTIVEEIAENRPDQVAEMVNTGEVEVEELVEVAPFVKASALHKVTERLDSSVLKLDVIMRLAPFLGTDTLDELVRQAEEGEIVWNTITGLAPFVSSDTLSRLVDKSIDGSLEVHNLVGIAPFLEKEHVDRLVQQAEEGSLSWNSVQGLAPFISRETLSRLVDRVADGTIDANRIISLVPFLDRENLEKLISGVEAEHLSPDLLASLAPFVDQGTLSRMVTNLLNKVK, from the coding sequence ATGCTCGACTTGCGTAAAATTGGAGCTTATATTTCAAAGCTTCGCAAAGACCAGGATTTGACCCAATTAGAACTTGCCGACCAACTGAATGTAAGTCATCAAGCGGTATCGAAATGGGAACGGGGCGACTCGCTACCGGATATCGGAACGCTTCCGCAGTTTGCGAGGTTATTCGGCAAAACGGTAGACGACATTTTAAATGCAGGAGACAACGCAGAAAATCGGGAGCACCCGCACCTAGGAACGATCGTTGAGGAGATCGCAGAGAACAGGCCGGACCAAGTTGCAGAGATGGTCAATACCGGTGAGGTGGAGGTGGAAGAACTTGTAGAAGTAGCGCCGTTTGTAAAAGCGAGTGCTCTGCATAAGGTTACAGAACGATTAGACAGCAGCGTCCTTAAGTTAGACGTGATCATGCGGCTGGCTCCGTTCCTTGGAACAGATACATTGGATGAACTGGTTCGTCAGGCAGAAGAGGGCGAAATTGTGTGGAATACCATTACTGGACTCGCTCCGTTCGTCAGCAGCGACACATTAAGCCGACTGGTAGATAAATCAATTGACGGTTCCTTAGAAGTGCACAATCTTGTTGGAATTGCCCCATTTCTTGAAAAAGAACATGTAGATCGGTTGGTACAACAAGCAGAAGAGGGTAGCTTGAGCTGGAATTCCGTTCAAGGGTTGGCACCCTTTATTAGCAGAGAAACGTTAAGCCGCTTGGTAGACCGGGTTGCAGATGGCACTATTGATGCGAACCGGATCATTAGCCTCGTACCTTTTCTGGACAGGGAAAATCTCGAGAAGTTAATTAGTGGAGTCGAAGCTGAACATCTTAGCCCAGATCTGCTGGCAAGCCTTGCTCCTTTCGTCGATCAAGGGACATTGAGCAGAATGGTGACAAACTTATTAAATAAAGTAAAGTAG
- a CDS encoding phosphotransferase enzyme family protein produces the protein MLNTHDVAIEALTCYSITYQSIDHIGQNANTIYKVTDEESNCYSLRIHLSKNDSMERIWSEEKVIHSEMIWLESLINDTDLVLPSPIKNNIGEYVTKIADMNCTLVKWVEGEQKQFVPTVNDAEYVGKLIGKLHKQSSIWKVPQSFTRPSFDNTRISQSLEKLKQLADGGELNKNDVAILQLAGERAILMMNDIERTPSNWGVIHADLIPSNYVFHKQEARAIDFGACGFGYYLFDLGWTLSYIHPVFRSQLLESYAKQFDLPHNYVQQLEGFFVAAQLETMNFWLGLPDSNEWLPSHISKLASREFKLYVNKEEFLFSGTPYWE, from the coding sequence ATGTTAAATACTCATGATGTTGCAATAGAAGCATTAACTTGTTATTCAATTACTTATCAATCAATAGATCATATTGGTCAAAATGCAAACACTATCTATAAAGTGACAGATGAAGAAAGTAACTGCTATAGTTTGCGGATACATCTATCAAAAAATGATTCGATGGAAAGGATTTGGTCTGAGGAAAAAGTCATTCATTCAGAAATGATTTGGCTGGAATCATTAATAAATGATACTGATTTGGTGTTACCGTCACCTATAAAAAATAACATTGGTGAATATGTTACTAAGATAGCTGACATGAACTGTACATTGGTAAAATGGGTAGAGGGTGAGCAAAAACAATTTGTTCCAACAGTCAATGATGCCGAGTACGTAGGCAAATTGATCGGAAAGCTTCATAAACAATCATCTATTTGGAAGGTTCCGCAATCATTTACTAGACCATCCTTTGATAATACTAGAATTTCACAATCATTAGAAAAGCTCAAACAGCTTGCTGACGGTGGTGAGCTCAATAAAAATGATGTGGCAATTCTGCAATTGGCAGGAGAGCGTGCAATTTTAATGATGAACGATATAGAAAGAACACCTAGCAACTGGGGGGTAATTCACGCAGACTTGATTCCAAGTAATTATGTGTTTCATAAACAAGAAGCTAGAGCCATTGATTTTGGAGCTTGCGGGTTCGGATATTATTTATTCGATTTAGGTTGGACACTTTCTTATATCCATCCAGTTTTCAGAAGCCAGTTGCTAGAATCATACGCAAAACAATTCGACCTGCCTCATAACTATGTTCAACAGTTAGAAGGCTTCTTTGTGGCGGCCCAACTCGAAACAATGAATTTTTGGCTTGGGTTGCCTGATTCTAATGAGTGGTTGCCCAGTCATATTAGTAAATTAGCAAGTCGGGAATTTAAGTTATATGTAAATAAAGAAGAATTTCTCTTCAGTGGGACTCCTTACTGGGAGTAG
- a CDS encoding MerR family transcriptional regulator: protein MFKISAFSRLSKVSLKTLRYYDQIGILRPKKVDQDTCYRYYSADQLLELNRILIYKELGFTLPQIKQLLQENISLENIQGMFKLKRSEIQHIIDTEQAKLVRIEERMQLIEKEGQFETGQEIRVKAEAAQLFLYQKACGKEEDIPDLLRQFDQFITTENRQLIQGPQVVLWKEVEGKEDEFEFEVGYFLTCELRSFPEPFQLRTLPPEPMMATMAFHSNTNFDCAACVHLAKWIEKNNYQIKENEPGRELYLPLSPERDAQFIEIQIPIINR from the coding sequence TTGTTCAAAATCAGTGCATTTTCTAGGCTAAGCAAGGTGTCCTTAAAAACACTGCGTTATTACGACCAGATTGGCATACTTAGGCCGAAAAAAGTGGATCAGGATACGTGCTACCGTTACTATTCCGCAGATCAGCTTCTAGAGCTCAACCGAATTTTAATCTATAAGGAATTGGGTTTTACATTGCCCCAAATTAAACAGCTGCTTCAGGAAAATATTTCATTAGAAAATATTCAAGGCATGTTTAAGCTGAAAAGAAGCGAAATCCAGCATATCATCGATACGGAACAAGCTAAACTCGTCAGGATTGAGGAGCGTATGCAGCTTATAGAAAAAGAGGGGCAATTCGAAACGGGTCAAGAAATCAGAGTCAAGGCAGAGGCTGCTCAATTGTTTCTTTATCAGAAAGCATGCGGGAAAGAAGAGGACATTCCGGATTTGCTTCGTCAATTTGATCAGTTTATAACGACGGAAAATCGTCAATTAATTCAAGGTCCTCAGGTTGTTTTGTGGAAAGAAGTCGAAGGAAAAGAGGATGAGTTTGAGTTTGAAGTCGGGTATTTTTTAACCTGTGAGCTGCGATCATTCCCAGAACCGTTTCAGCTACGGACTCTTCCTCCTGAACCGATGATGGCCACAATGGCTTTTCATTCAAATACTAATTTTGATTGTGCGGCCTGTGTTCATTTAGCTAAATGGATTGAGAAAAACAACTATCAGATCAAGGAGAACGAACCGGGCAGGGAGTTATATTTACCGTTATCTCCAGAACGAGATGCACAATTCATAGAAATACAAATTCCCATTATAAATAGATAA
- a CDS encoding CPBP family intramembrane glutamic endopeptidase has translation MTSTEMWKKMDQWTWREFIALLALEFVFVIFVIKYAVQSMYEQWLGNTLYSGTLTGLTIAIVLLLGLYFIALRPKKMPWTEVGVKRFSAKDWWRIALWTLILIVLSMATLYLTSFLGNTVDNSKTESLKQNVTLFTMIIGIVSAGIVSPFYEEIFYRGFIYRWLRTRVSMSWAIVISSLIFTLAHFPTMNAMPVNFISGVVLAWTYERTGSVVPGMIVHGVFNTIAVLLTAMS, from the coding sequence ATGACCAGCACAGAAATGTGGAAGAAGATGGATCAGTGGACATGGCGTGAGTTTATTGCTTTACTTGCGCTTGAGTTTGTATTTGTTATATTCGTTATCAAATATGCGGTACAGTCAATGTATGAGCAATGGCTGGGGAATACTCTTTATTCAGGAACTCTTACAGGGCTTACCATAGCAATTGTACTTTTGTTAGGGTTATATTTTATTGCTTTACGACCGAAGAAAATGCCTTGGACTGAGGTAGGAGTAAAGAGATTTTCTGCGAAAGATTGGTGGAGAATTGCGCTGTGGACACTTATTCTTATCGTATTGAGTATGGCGACTCTCTATCTCACGAGTTTTCTTGGGAATACGGTGGACAATAGCAAAACAGAGAGTCTGAAGCAAAATGTCACTCTATTTACTATGATTATTGGTATTGTGTCGGCAGGGATCGTATCACCATTTTATGAGGAGATATTTTACCGTGGATTTATATATCGTTGGTTACGGACTCGTGTTAGTATGAGCTGGGCGATTGTGATTAGTTCGCTAATCTTTACGCTTGCACATTTTCCCACTATGAATGCCATGCCCGTGAATTTTATTAGTGGAGTTGTCCTTGCATGGACCTATGAACGTACGGGATCGGTCGTGCCTGGTATGATCGTTCACGGTGTGTTTAATACGATTGCCGTGTTGTTAACAGCGATGAGTTAG
- a CDS encoding MerR family transcriptional regulator: MNRWTTGQISKQRNISVRTLRYYDQIGLLTPSYKEDNGRRYYSEEDLFTLEKITLLKSLSLPLEDIQNVMDKLSFRHILIAHHNHLQEQLASLQGSIANTTSLINMIDLEGTLSWDRVSHLVQNVQPISKQWIDYFNDDESTFLQNALPNLSSNDQTTQQYASLLRRIEWCIQQSVPPESDEGYSIACELIKLSHETFNGDEELMEKFWEVRKLPTSESGLYPVSDEALNFVELSIAHALEKETEQK, from the coding sequence ATGAATAGATGGACAACAGGACAAATATCCAAACAGCGGAACATTTCGGTTCGAACCCTACGTTATTACGATCAGATCGGTCTACTTACACCGAGTTATAAGGAAGATAACGGCCGCCGTTATTATTCAGAAGAAGATTTATTCACTCTCGAAAAGATAACGTTGCTTAAATCACTATCACTACCGCTTGAAGACATTCAAAATGTAATGGACAAGCTATCCTTTCGTCATATTCTAATCGCACATCATAATCATCTTCAGGAGCAGCTTGCTTCTCTTCAGGGCAGTATTGCAAATACTACTTCTTTGATCAACATGATTGATCTAGAAGGTACACTCTCCTGGGATCGGGTTTCTCATCTGGTCCAGAACGTACAACCCATTTCTAAACAATGGATCGATTACTTCAACGATGACGAAAGTACCTTTCTACAAAATGCACTACCCAATCTCAGCAGTAATGACCAGACCACTCAGCAATATGCCTCTTTGCTGCGCCGGATTGAGTGGTGCATACAACAATCTGTTCCACCTGAATCTGATGAAGGTTATTCCATTGCCTGTGAGTTAATAAAGCTATCACACGAAACCTTTAATGGAGACGAGGAATTGATGGAGAAGTTTTGGGAAGTGAGGAAGCTCCCTACATCAGAGTCAGGACTATATCCCGTTTCCGACGAAGCGCTGAACTTTGTGGAGCTTAGCATTGCTCACGCTCTAGAAAAAGAGACGGAACAGAAATAG